Proteins encoded by one window of Acyrthosiphon pisum isolate AL4f unplaced genomic scaffold, pea_aphid_22Mar2018_4r6ur Scaffold_21007;HRSCAF=22780, whole genome shotgun sequence:
- the LOC115034770 gene encoding putative nuclease HARBI1: MEIGLENDSNINDDNALTDISELSEISASVLRRGKVIGIQPTSRSRIISQIKTGVKRIQAGRSSNSEMPSRKRSSSSSDESDDNNMLFDILINLPSPRRFRVRSNPLEDYDDFDFKIRFKLSKETFMILLHMIGENIEHKTLRNFSLSAEVQILIALRYYATGTFQAVLGDHIHVHKATVCRIVKRVSLQIAQLRPQYIQFPNNTVQLQQIQARFYKLHGFPRVIGAIDCTHIRIQSPKNDIGEKFRNRKGYFSLNIQAICDSQLKIMNIVARWPRSVHDSTIFDNSFIRAKFENNEFGNTFLLGDGGYPCRSYLLTPLLNPRTDAERKYQKAQIGTRNVVERLFGV, from the exons ATGGAAATTGGACTAGAAAATGATTCTAATATTAACGATGACAATGCTTTAACTGACA TTTCAGAATTATCTGAAATTTCTGCTAGCGTATTACGTCGAGGCAAAGTAATAGGAATCCAACCAACATCGCGGTCAAGAATAATAAGTCAGATAAAAACAGGTGTCAAACGAATTCAAGCAGGTCGATCATCAAATAGTGAAATGCCATCTAGGAAAAGAT CCTCATCTTCATCAGATGAgtctgatgataataatatgttgtttgaCATATTGATTAATCTTCCATCGCCGAGACGATTTCGGGTTCGGTCAAATCCTCTCGAAGATTATGATGATTTTGACTTTAAAATTCGctttaa aTTATCCAAAGAAACGTTCATGATACTTTTGCACATGATTGGagaaaatattgaacataaaaCTCTGAGAAATTTCTCCCTATCAGCTGAAGTGCAGATTTTAATTGCTCTCCGTTATTATGCTACGGGAACATTTcaa GCTGTTTTGGGTGATCATATCCATGTACACAAAGCTACTGTTTGTAGAATTGTCAAACGTGTTTCTTTACAAATTGCACAGTTACGACCACAATATATTCAATTTCCTAACAATACTGTCCAACTTCAACAAATCCAAgcaagattttataaattacatggGTTTCCTAGAGTTATCGGCGCTATTGATTGTACGCATATAAGAATACAATCACCTAAAAATGATATTGGAGAGAAGTTCCGCAACCGTAAAGGATATTTCTCATTAAATATTCAAGCCATATGTGATagccaattaaaaattatgaatattgtagCTAG ATGGCCTAGATCTGTTCATGACAGCACTATATTTGATAACAGTTTTATACGTGcgaaatttgaaaacaatgaaTTCGGAAATACCTTTTTACTTGGAGATGGTGGTTATCCATGTAGAAGTTATCTCCTGACCCCTCTTTTGAACCCAAGAACTGATGCTGAACGgaaatatcaa aaAGCTCAAATTGGCACAAGAAACGTTGTTGAACGTTTATTTGGAGTTTGA